In the genome of Nocardia sp. NBC_00416, one region contains:
- a CDS encoding 3-isopropylmalate dehydrogenase translates to MKLAVIPGDGIGPEVVTEALKVLDVVLPGVERTEYDLGAKRYHATGEVLPESVLPELKQHDAILLGAIGDPSVPSGVLERGLLLRTRFALDHHVNLRPSKLYPGVGSPLAGTPDIDFVVVREGTEGPYTGTGGAIRVGTPHEVATEVSTNTRFGIERVVRYAFAKAQARRKHLTLVHKTNVLAFAGSLWQRTVDAVAAEYGDVEVAYQHIDAATIHMVTDPGRFDVIVTDNLFGDIITDLAAAVSGGIGLAASGNIDATGANPSMFEPVHGSAPDIAGQSKADPTAAILSVSLLLEHKGETEAATRIQEAVAKDLSTRSGTSSTTEVGDRIAAAV, encoded by the coding sequence ATGAAACTCGCCGTGATCCCCGGTGACGGAATCGGACCGGAAGTCGTCACCGAGGCGCTGAAGGTGCTCGATGTGGTGCTGCCCGGGGTCGAACGGACCGAATACGACCTGGGCGCCAAGCGCTACCACGCCACCGGCGAAGTGCTGCCGGAGTCGGTGCTGCCGGAGTTGAAACAGCACGACGCGATCCTGCTCGGCGCCATCGGCGACCCCTCGGTGCCCAGCGGCGTCCTCGAACGCGGACTACTGCTGCGCACCCGGTTCGCCTTGGACCACCACGTGAATCTGCGGCCCTCCAAGCTGTATCCGGGAGTCGGCAGTCCGCTGGCGGGTACGCCGGACATCGACTTCGTGGTCGTGCGTGAGGGCACCGAGGGCCCCTACACCGGGACCGGCGGCGCGATCCGGGTCGGCACCCCGCACGAGGTCGCCACCGAGGTCAGCACCAACACCCGGTTCGGGATCGAGCGGGTGGTCCGTTACGCCTTCGCCAAAGCGCAGGCTCGGCGCAAGCACCTCACACTGGTGCACAAGACCAACGTGCTCGCCTTCGCCGGTTCGCTGTGGCAGCGCACGGTCGACGCGGTCGCCGCCGAGTACGGCGATGTCGAGGTGGCCTACCAGCACATCGACGCCGCCACCATCCATATGGTCACCGATCCGGGCCGCTTCGACGTGATCGTCACCGACAACCTGTTCGGCGACATCATCACCGACCTCGCCGCGGCCGTCAGCGGCGGTATCGGCTTGGCCGCCAGCGGCAATATCGACGCCACCGGCGCCAACCCGAGCATGTTCGAACCGGTGCACGGCAGCGCCCCGGATATCGCCGGCCAGTCCAAGGCCGACCCGACCGCCGCAATCCTCTCGGTATCACTGCTGCTCGAGCACAAGGGCGAGACCGAGGCCGCCACGCGAATCCAGGAGGCGGTGGCCAAGGATCTGTCCACCCGCAGCGGGACTTCCTCGACCACCGAGGTCGGCGACCGGATCGCCGCCGCGGTCTGA